One part of the Gossypium raimondii isolate GPD5lz chromosome 1, ASM2569854v1, whole genome shotgun sequence genome encodes these proteins:
- the LOC105786119 gene encoding zinc finger protein CONSTANS-LIKE 16, giving the protein MISSKKMANAVGAKTVRACDSCIKKRARWYCAADDAFLCQACDSSVHSANPLARRHKRVRLKTASVKSSGDELPLESFSPSWDRGFTRKARTRRPVKGSIHRKPLKAKNNPVPVVPEVGIDEIFNEENEEEQLLYRVPIFDPFVAELCTSTTSTEAAVSAVGNEAETAATESKAFMGQDVDGSHGLFPSEMDLAEFAADVESLLGKGLENESFTMVELGLTGSKDLREYSYGNGQVKIEDEESFEGGMAREPFELSFNYDSPPSCGGVDELVKEEVEVKSKEGGECQENTAKKKKRKTLLSLDYEAVITAWATQGSPWTSGGKPDLDPDECWPDCMGNGGTEVQQSYSGLMGMGGQQQAMGDGGREARVSRYREKRRTRLFSKKIRYEVRKLNAEKRPRMKGRFVKRASFLTGPAFPLLNK; this is encoded by the exons ATGATATCTAGCAAAAAGATGGCGAACGCCGTTGGTGCCAAAACCGTTAGAGCTTGTGATAGCTGTATAAAGAAACGGGCTCGTTGGTACTGTGCTGCTGATGATGCTTTTCTTTGTCAAGCCTGCGATTCTTCAGTTCATTCGGCCAATCCACTTGCTCGTAGACATAAAAGAGTCCGCCTGAAAACTGCTTCAGTTAAGTCCTCAGGTGATGAACTTCCTTTGGAGAGTTTTTCACCCTCGTGGGATAGAGGGTTTACCAGAAAGGCAAGGACAAGGCGACCCGTGAAGGGCTCCATTCATCGAAAGCCACTTAAAGCTAAGAACAACCCGGTTCCTGTTGTGCCAGAAGTTGGTATTGATGAGATATTCAATGAAGAGAATGAAGAGGAACAGCTTCTTTATAGGGTACCAATATTTGACCCCTTTGTTGCTGAATTATGCACTTCTACAACGTCAACTGAAGCTGCGGTGAGTGCTGTAGGAAATGAAGCTGAAACTGCTGCAACTGAGTCTAAAGCTTTCATGGGACAAGATGTTGATGGTTCACATGGGCTTTTCCCGTCTGAGATGGATCTTGCAGAGTTTGCAGCTGATGTTGAGAGTTTGCTTGGAAAGGGTCTTGAGAATGAGTCCTTTACTATGGTGGAGCTGGGTCTAACGGGCTCCAAAGACTTGAGGGAGTATTCATACGGAAACGGTCAAGTGAAGATTGAAGACGAAGAGAGTTTTGAAGGTGGCATGGCGAGAGAACCGTTTGAGTTGAGCTTTAACTATGACTCTCCACCAAGCTGTGGAGGGGTGGATGAGTTGGTAAAGGAAGAGGTAGAAGTGAAGAGTAAAGAGGGTGGGGAATGTCAGGAGAATActgcaaaaaagaagaaaaggaagacACTTTTGAGCTTAGATTATGAAGCCGTAATCACCGCCTGGGCAACCCAAGGGTCTCCTTGGACTTCTGGTGGCAAACCAGATTTGGACCCAGACGAATGCTGGCCAGATTGCATG GGAAATGGTGGAACAGAAGTTCAGCAGAGCTATAGTGGTTTGATGGGAATGGGAGGACAGCAGCAGGCAATGGGGGACGGAGGTAGAGAAGCAAGAGTATCAAGGTACAGAGAAAAGCGGAGAACAAGGTTGTTCTCCAAGAAAATAAGGTACGAGGTTCGCAAACTTAATGCGGAGAAGAGGCCTCGAATGAAAGGGAGGTTCGTCAAAAGGGCATCCTTTCTTACAGGACCTGCTTTTCCATTGCTCAACAAGTAG